CGCTGCAGATGCTGAGGGACGAGCTGGAGATCGCCATGGCGCTGAGCGGCTGCACGTCGCTGAAGGAGATCACTCGCGGCCACGTCAGCACTGAGGGTGACAGGATCGGTCGCTCTCGGCTGTAGCCTCGCTCTTGCTGTTGGTTTTGTCTCTGTGTTACTGAAACTCGCGGGGCTGCTGAACCTGAACGCCATGGGCCATGGCATAAATGGATTCAGAGATCCAGTAGCGTCGGACACCCGCAGTTCTTGTGTTCCTTGTAGATTCATGCGTACAAGCGCAACCATGAATGGGTGATTGCATTCTTGTTGTTAACTCGTGACTGGTGAATTGCAGATCCGTTTCCCGAATTTCCTTGCCGTTGAGCTTGTGCACAAGCATTCTGCAGCAGTCCGAATGTTATCTGAAATTCTGAATCAGGAGCTCAGAAAAACTAAAAATTACACGCGTGCACGCCCATGTCAATGTGAATCACGACCTACGGTAGAagacaacaaaaaaaaaagttacTGCAAGGGAGACTCAGGAAGGAAcagctggcggcggcggagcaaaCTCCGTTTCAAGCTGCGGTTGACAAAGTCTCCAGGAAGCCTAACCCGCATCCCGGCCGTTGAATCTTCGGCGCTCCGAAATCTCCGCCGTCCGTACTCTCCTGTAACCCCCACTATACCCTTCTCGTCTTTCCACAGTTCATCCCGAGGGCCAAAAGGCAACGAAGACTCGAAGAAGAGAGGAACACTCGAGGGGAGACTGCTCTCTCAGCGATCGCTCGAGGCCCTCTCAAGATGGTAATTTCGCACCCCGATTCTTCGTCCCCTCCGCTATTTTCGCTCGCAGTTTTGCCGTGCTTCGTGCCCTTTGCGCTGAGGATCGCGATTTGGCGGCGAGAATTTCTGGGGATCCAGATCTTTTGGTTGTCCTTTTTTTTGCCCTAGCGTTCGGATTAGAAGTGGAACTGGACGCGATAGTTCTGGGGAATCGCCATTGGATGTTGGGTTTCTTCCGCTATTTCAATCGCAGATGCGGTTGTCTCGAGAGTGCTTCCGATTGCTTCCCCTTACGCGTCGCATCTGTGTGGCTGTGTTCAGGTGGTGCTGCAACCAGATCGGTTCCTGAGCGAGCTGACGAGCATGTACGAGCGGAGCACGGAGAAGGGCTCCGTGTGGGTCACCATGAAGCGATGTGAGTGCCCCCTCTCTGTTGACTCGTATGGTGGTTTGTAGATTGGAGTGGGTGAAGAGTTGAAGTCTGACCTGATGCGTTGTTTGATGTGGGCAGCGTCTCTCAAGGCCAAGGCGCAGTTGCAGAAAATGGAGAAGAAGGGGAAGGAGGTGGAGTACCGGTGCCTTGTCCGCGCCTCCGATGGCAAGAAGAGCATCTCCACCTCGGTAATGAGACCATCCTTGTGCTGCTCCTGGGATTAAGGATATGTTTTGGGTAGAGTTGATGGTTTTGTGCACACTGTGTAGTGGTGACTAGTGAGCAATTTGCTAGCTTATTTGTTCCTAATTATGTCCGTGCAGTAGTTATGAGTATGAATTTAAGATCAACGTTTGCATACATATTCGCCTATGTGCTAAAACATCATGGTTGTCGATTATGGACATATGGTGGTAGGATATGTCATTTTCTTTTCTGTCAAAGGGATTGTATGGATTTAGGAAGTAGATAGGAACCCATAAGCTTAGTAAATTGAAGCATTGCCTTCAATATCTAGAAAAGAATGGCGGGTAGCATAGTGCCTCAGGGCATGTCCACATGGGATAGAGCATATTGCTGCCGCAGTATGAACAACCTCTCCTGTAGAACGATTAAAAGTAGAGAGAAATTACAGAATTAGCTTCTTAGTACCGGAATGCATAGGACATCTTGCTAATAATGATAAAATTTATGCATTTGTATTTCTGAGTTGTAATGACGAAATAGTATATACATTGTTCCACTTTTTTTTTTGTATTTAATGCAACCGTGCATGCATGACAATAGCGAGAAAATATGCCCGACATCTGCTAGTCACTGGTATAAAGGAAACATGTAAAGGGTTACCTAATTTGCTTAGCAATTATCTGCTGTAGTTCCTAAGTTTGCCAATTTCGATAACTTGAGATATCTATGTGTGAAATGTTTAATGAATGAGATTCATTTACTGGCTGTATTTTATTCTAAATTGTATCAAAACACAGGCAGGCATGCAGATAAATATTCCTAAAAAAGTTAGCATGGGCACTTGTTCGTTTTTTAAATGAAACAGGCATGGCATGGTCAGAATTCCAAGTTATTCTAAATAAGTAATTTCCTTGAACTTGTATTGATGTGGTTATGTAACTTTACCTTTTATATTACAGAACCATGACTGTGGAAGTGCAAATTATATTCTGGTAATGCAGATTAAGTATGTGTTAGTTTTCTTCTATTTCATGCGCATTTACTTGTCCTTGGATCAAATTTGTGCACAGTCAATTAGAACATCTTTAACCAAATGCTTCTCTATGGAGCTTGATAAGACTGCAAGTGTTAATTTACCAGGATGTTGGCAGTGGTATCTTTTTTATTCAATTTCTTCTGAACACACTCATTTGCATTTACTTTTGTTGTTTTTGTGATGCTTTGTTGATTAATGCGAAATTCCTGTATCCTTCTGTTCCATAAGCACTATTCCAACTTGCTGAAACTGTATATTTATCCTCGTGTgatttgcatagcttgtggaaCCAGTTCATGAAACTTACTGTAATTCAACTTTGGATGACCTCCAGGTCTCTCTAAAGGAGTACGCAAAGTTCCAAGCTTCATATGCAACAGTGCTTAAAGCCCATATGCATGCTCTGAAGAAAAGGGAGAGAAAAGACAGGAAGAAGCCCGCAGATGCTGAGAAGGTACCCGAGACCGCACCCaagaagcagaagaaagcgTCCTCGAAGAAATCCTCAGGGTCCAAGTCGTAAGGCGCTTGCAGGACTCACTGTGCCTTCTGTTGTCTACAGCCAGACTAATCTGAGTGTCGTCAAGTTTTTGTCATCCGTTTTTATTCGTGTTCGTGTCTGGGAGGTGAAGCCTGTGAATACACCTCTATAGAGCTGTGCCGTCGATACTAGCATTTTTGAAGATGCGCATTGAGGTGAATCTGAGCCGCCATAGTGTTTTTCTGATTGGCATCAAAGGAAAGACGTGCTCTTTGAATTTCTAGATCTGATAATTGAATTTAGTTGGTGCTATTTGCAATGGTTCATTATTGACAGAATTCTAGTTCTATTTGGAACTGCTCACTGATGTCGCCAGGATTCTTGGTTCCATTAGCAATGGTTAGTGGATATTTCTTGAATTAGTTCTGGAATACAAATGCGTGGTTGCAATTAGGATTGCCGGGGACAGCAGAATGGCTGGTGCTCTGATCATGCTGGTCATCAGAATTATATATTTCCGTTTTATGTTGGGGGCATACCTACCCCTGCAATACTGCTGAAACGACATGGCGCCTTGCTGGACACTGACATCCTTGCTAGTTTATCTTTGATTCTTCCTGGGATTTTTGTCCCCAGCCGGCCAGCCCCACACTAGGGAATCGTTGTTGAGCAGGAAGCAACAAGCACTGAACGGTTGGTTGAGTCGAGGTGCCGTCACCGTCAGCATCTACCACCAGACTAGACACCTGCTAAAAAATACCCATAACAACACAGGCGAGCACTGATCACTCGCTGATCCGTCATCACCAaccaaacgccgccgccgccgctccgagcccgCGCACCACCACCCACACCCGATCCCACCGCTCCACCCACCCCCTCTTCTTTTTTCCGCCTTCTCTCCCACCAATCTCCAAAAGAACCCACCAACCAACCCCATCACCCCGCGGCGACGATGAGAGGCCTCCTCGCGTGCGCCGCgctcgcgcgccgcgccgccggctcctCCGGCGCGGCGCCCGCGCGCGTCCGCCACCTGGCGAGcgccgcggaggcggcggaggccgaGCTCAAGAAGACGGCGCTCCACGACTTCCACGTCGCAAACGGCGGCAAGATGGTGCCGTTCGCCGGGTGGAGCATGCCCATCCAGTACAAGGACTCCATCATGGAGTCCACCGTCAACTGCCGCACCAACGGCAGCCTCTTCGACGTCGCCCACATGTGCGGCCTCAGCCTCAAGGGCCGCGGGGCCATCCCCTTCCTCGAGTCCCTCGTCATCGCCGACGTCGCGGGCCTCAAGGACGGCACCGGCACGCTCACCGTCTTCACCAACGAGAAAGGCGGCGCCATCGACGACTCCATCGTCACCAAGGTCACCGACCAGCACATATACCTTGTCGTCAACGCCGGCTGCAGGGACAAGGACCTCGCCCACATCGAGGCGCACATGGAGGCCTTCAACAAGAAGGGCGGAGATGTCAAGTGGCACATCCACGATGAGCGCTCGCTGCTCGCATTGCAGGTCAGTGCCGTTTTCTTGCCCTCCTGCTGGTGTTCATGGATTGCTTTAATTGATGACTGCCATACGTGAATATTCCCAAAAGGTTTTTTTTAATGTGCTGACG
The sequence above is drawn from the Panicum hallii strain FIL2 chromosome 7, PHallii_v3.1, whole genome shotgun sequence genome and encodes:
- the LOC112899468 gene encoding signal recognition particle 14 kDa protein — its product is MVVLQPDRFLSELTSMYERSTEKGSVWVTMKRSSLKAKAQLQKMEKKGKEVEYRCLVRASDGKKSISTSVSLKEYAKFQASYATVLKAHMHALKKRERKDRKKPADAEKVPETAPKKQKKASSKKSSGSKS